A window from Onychostoma macrolepis isolate SWU-2019 chromosome 07, ASM1243209v1, whole genome shotgun sequence encodes these proteins:
- the sorcs2 gene encoding VPS10 domain-containing receptor SorCS2 isoform X2, with product MEIQDIGGGYLYVTCLIQNCSDKMVTAQFLGKIDHNSLSVQDEYIFVKVTTGNRTKYYVSYRRNEFVQMRFPKYALPKDVQIVSTDEKQVFLALQEWYQTDTYNLYQSDPQGVFYSIVLENVRSTKQPEENVLIDILEVRGIKGVFLANQKIDGKVMTLITYNKGRDWEPLAPPPTDMNGKPVSCKQPDCHLHLHLRWADNPYVSGTVHTKDSAPGLIMGAGNLGSQLVEYKEEMYITSDCGKTWKQVFEEEHHILYLDHGGVIVAIKDTSIPLKILKFSIDEGQTWSIHNFTSTSVFVDGLLSEPGDETLVMTVFGHISYRSDWELVKVDFRQSFPRQCTEADYDSWKLTDLQGEKCIMGQERMYRRRKESSFCIKGKSYTSVLTAKPCQCTEKDFACDYGFERAPSLRLDGDRCYPDFWHDPDAPPENCHLGHSYKSSTGYRKVIANVCEGGLNKEQSSKQHSCPLLPPRGLQLGIKGQMLAVAPGDDITFIVHQEQGDTTSTRYQVDLMDGVRAIYENLTVTDEPIQHRYEKPGVYRVSVKAENSAGHDQATLYIQVTAPLQDVHLEVVPIAGRNQEVNLTAIVLPTEANLTVFYWWIGDNLQPKLTLENSLITRFSEEGEVPVTVQASNGRSMVQDSKTVIVYDHFQVIPLSFSRNLDRFNPNIPEWRQDVGQVVTKILAKLTGVPQDSLVTMVKPGLPTTADLYVLPQESTPVKRSVFVDKRVPTIKQVLGENNVSFIVRGGLRVLVTLADSDRGPITSDVSASTTETATQMPSSTQGSRLAAAGPGVWALAVFLIISLISAAAFILFKFKRKLPGRNVYAQMHNEKEQEMTSPVNHSEDTQNIIQGEEFIDDDLDSQTLGNHSGVVLSINSRELHSYLTS from the exons gtaACTACAGGAAATCGAACCAAGTATTACGTCTCATATCGAAGGAATGAATTTGTTCAGATGAGATTCCCTAAATATGCCCTTCCAAAG GATGTGCAAATTGTGAGTACAGACGAGAAGCAGGTATTCCTGGCTCTGCAGGAGTGGTATCAAACAGATACATACAACCTCTACCAGTCAGATCCACAAGGAGTCTTTTACTCCATTGTGTTGGAGAACGTCCGCAGCACCAAGCAGCCTGAAGAGAATGTCCTCATCGACATCCTAGAG GTTCGTGGCATCAAGGGCGTATTCTTAGCCAATCAAAAAATAGATGGAAAAGTGATGACTCTCATTACCTACAACAAAGGCAGAGACTGGGAACCACTGGCTCCTCCCCCAACTGATATGAATGGCAAACCTGTCAGCTGCAAGCAG CCTGACTGTCACCTCCATCTCCACCTGCGATGGGCTGACAACCCGTACGTATCTGGAACGGTCCACACTAAAGATTCTGCCCCAGGCCTCATTATGGGTGCAG GTAACCTTGGGTCTCAGCTGGTTGAATATAAAGAGGAGATGTACATCACCTCAGACTGTGGCAAGACCTGGAAACAG GTTTTTGAAGAAGAGCATCACATTCTTTATCTGGATCATGGCGGTGTCATTGTGGCCATTAAGGACACTTCAATCCCTTTAAAAATACTCAA GTTCAGCATAGATGAAGGACAAACATGGAGCATCCACAACTTCACCAGCACTTCTGTATTTGTGGATGGACTTTTGAGTGAACCTGGAGATGAGACACTGGTTATGAC GGTATTTGGCCACATAAGTTACCGTTCGGATTGGGAGCTGGTGAAGGTGGATTTCCGACAGTCGTTTCCCAGGCAATGCACAGAAGCTGATTATGACTCCTGGAAACTCACTGACCTACAG GGAGAGAAATGCATCATGGGCCAGGAGCGAATGTACAGGAGGAGGAAAGAGTCATCGTTCTGCATTAAAGGGAAGAGCTATACATCAGTTTTAACAGCTAAACCTTGCCAGTGCACAGAGAAAGACTTTGCCTG CGATTACGGCTTTGAGCGTGCTCCCAGCCTCCGGTTAGATGGGGATCGCTGTTATCCTGACTTCTGGCATGATCCTGACGCTCCACCTGAAAACTGCCACTTAGGACACAGCTACAAGTCCAGCACAGG TTACCGGAAGGTCATCGCTAATGTTTGTGAGGGTGGCTTGAATAAAGAACAGAGCTCGAAGCAGCATTCCTGCCCTCTGCTGCCCCCTAGAGGTCTGCAGCTGGGCATCAAAGGACAGATGCTGGCTGTGGCACCCGGTGATGACATCACTTTTATAGTCCATCAGGAACAG GGTGACACCACCAGCACCAGATATCAGGTCGATTTAATGGACGGTGTCAGGGCTATATATGAAAACCTGACAGTCACAGATGAACCCATTCAACACCGTTATGAGAAGCCAGGTGTTTATCGTGTCAGTGTGAAGGCTGAAAACTCTGCTGGACATGACCAAGCTACACTTTACATCCAGGTCACAG CTCCTCTTCAAGATGTCCATCTGGAGGTGGTCCCAATTGCTGGCAGAAATCAAGAAGTAAATCTCACAGCTATAGTGCTGCCCACTGAGGCAAACCTTACTGTGTTTTACTGGTGGATTGGAGATAACCTTCAG CCGAAGCTGACCCTGGAGAACAGTCTGATTACAAGGTTCTCTGAGGAGGGGGAAGTTCCTGTGACTGTTCAGGCTTCTAATGGTCGATCCATGGTACAGGACAGCAAGACTGTCATTGTCTACG ATCATTTCCAGGTCATCCCATTGAGTTTCAGTCGTAATTTGGATCGCTTTAACCCAAACATCCCTGAATGGAGACAAGATGTGGGACAAGTCGTAACCAAGATTCTTGCAAAG CTCACAGGCGTTCCTCAGGACTCTttggttaccatggtaaagcCTGGCCTTCCCACCACTGCAGACCTCTATGTTCTTCCTCAAGAGAGCACACCAGTGAAGAGGAGTGTGTTTGTGGATAAG CGTGTTCCCACCATAAAGCAGGTTCTGGGTGAGAACAACGTGAGCTTCATTGTGAGAGGAGGGTTAAGAGTATTGGTGACTCTGGCAGACTCGGATAGAG GACCTATCACTAGTGATGTGTCTGCCAGCACAACAGAGACTG CCACACAAATGCCTTCATCCACACAAG GTTCTCGTCTGGCTGCAGCAGGTCCAGGTGTTTGGGCTCTAGCTGTCTTTCTCATCATCAGTCTGATCTCTGCTGCAGCATTCATACTCTTCAAGTTTAAAAG AAAACTGCCAGGACGAAACGTCTACGCCCAGATGCACAATGAGAAGGAGCAGGAAATGACCAGCCCTGTCAATCACAGTGAGGACACGCAGAATATCATTCAAGGCGAGGAGTTCATTGATGACGACCTTGACTCGCAGACACTAG
- the sorcs2 gene encoding VPS10 domain-containing receptor SorCS2 isoform X1, with the protein MEIQDIGGGYLYVTCLIQNCSDKMVTAQFLGKIDHNSLSVQDEYIFVKVTTGNRTKYYVSYRRNEFVQMRFPKYALPKDVQIVSTDEKQVFLALQEWYQTDTYNLYQSDPQGVFYSIVLENVRSTKQPEENVLIDILEVRGIKGVFLANQKIDGKVMTLITYNKGRDWEPLAPPPTDMNGKPVSCKQPDCHLHLHLRWADNPYVSGTVHTKDSAPGLIMGAGNLGSQLVEYKEEMYITSDCGKTWKQVFEEEHHILYLDHGGVIVAIKDTSIPLKILKFSIDEGQTWSIHNFTSTSVFVDGLLSEPGDETLVMTVFGHISYRSDWELVKVDFRQSFPRQCTEADYDSWKLTDLQGEKCIMGQERMYRRRKESSFCIKGKSYTSVLTAKPCQCTEKDFACDYGFERAPSLRLDGDRCYPDFWHDPDAPPENCHLGHSYKSSTGYRKVIANVCEGGLNKEQSSKQHSCPLLPPRGLQLGIKGQMLAVAPGDDITFIVHQEQGDTTSTRYQVDLMDGVRAIYENLTVTDEPIQHRYEKPGVYRVSVKAENSAGHDQATLYIQVTAPLQDVHLEVVPIAGRNQEVNLTAIVLPTEANLTVFYWWIGDNLQPKLTLENSLITRFSEEGEVPVTVQASNGRSMVQDSKTVIVYDHFQVIPLSFSRNLDRFNPNIPEWRQDVGQVVTKILAKLTGVPQDSLVTMVKPGLPTTADLYVLPQESTPVKRSVFVDKRVPTIKQVLGENNVSFIVRGGLRVLVTLADSDRGPITSDVSASTTETATQMPSSTQGSRLAAAGPGVWALAVFLIISLISAAAFILFKFKRKNYKNHGSLLRPEESSLTRPWLRFRKLPGRNVYAQMHNEKEQEMTSPVNHSEDTQNIIQGEEFIDDDLDSQTLGNHSGVVLSINSRELHSYLTS; encoded by the exons gtaACTACAGGAAATCGAACCAAGTATTACGTCTCATATCGAAGGAATGAATTTGTTCAGATGAGATTCCCTAAATATGCCCTTCCAAAG GATGTGCAAATTGTGAGTACAGACGAGAAGCAGGTATTCCTGGCTCTGCAGGAGTGGTATCAAACAGATACATACAACCTCTACCAGTCAGATCCACAAGGAGTCTTTTACTCCATTGTGTTGGAGAACGTCCGCAGCACCAAGCAGCCTGAAGAGAATGTCCTCATCGACATCCTAGAG GTTCGTGGCATCAAGGGCGTATTCTTAGCCAATCAAAAAATAGATGGAAAAGTGATGACTCTCATTACCTACAACAAAGGCAGAGACTGGGAACCACTGGCTCCTCCCCCAACTGATATGAATGGCAAACCTGTCAGCTGCAAGCAG CCTGACTGTCACCTCCATCTCCACCTGCGATGGGCTGACAACCCGTACGTATCTGGAACGGTCCACACTAAAGATTCTGCCCCAGGCCTCATTATGGGTGCAG GTAACCTTGGGTCTCAGCTGGTTGAATATAAAGAGGAGATGTACATCACCTCAGACTGTGGCAAGACCTGGAAACAG GTTTTTGAAGAAGAGCATCACATTCTTTATCTGGATCATGGCGGTGTCATTGTGGCCATTAAGGACACTTCAATCCCTTTAAAAATACTCAA GTTCAGCATAGATGAAGGACAAACATGGAGCATCCACAACTTCACCAGCACTTCTGTATTTGTGGATGGACTTTTGAGTGAACCTGGAGATGAGACACTGGTTATGAC GGTATTTGGCCACATAAGTTACCGTTCGGATTGGGAGCTGGTGAAGGTGGATTTCCGACAGTCGTTTCCCAGGCAATGCACAGAAGCTGATTATGACTCCTGGAAACTCACTGACCTACAG GGAGAGAAATGCATCATGGGCCAGGAGCGAATGTACAGGAGGAGGAAAGAGTCATCGTTCTGCATTAAAGGGAAGAGCTATACATCAGTTTTAACAGCTAAACCTTGCCAGTGCACAGAGAAAGACTTTGCCTG CGATTACGGCTTTGAGCGTGCTCCCAGCCTCCGGTTAGATGGGGATCGCTGTTATCCTGACTTCTGGCATGATCCTGACGCTCCACCTGAAAACTGCCACTTAGGACACAGCTACAAGTCCAGCACAGG TTACCGGAAGGTCATCGCTAATGTTTGTGAGGGTGGCTTGAATAAAGAACAGAGCTCGAAGCAGCATTCCTGCCCTCTGCTGCCCCCTAGAGGTCTGCAGCTGGGCATCAAAGGACAGATGCTGGCTGTGGCACCCGGTGATGACATCACTTTTATAGTCCATCAGGAACAG GGTGACACCACCAGCACCAGATATCAGGTCGATTTAATGGACGGTGTCAGGGCTATATATGAAAACCTGACAGTCACAGATGAACCCATTCAACACCGTTATGAGAAGCCAGGTGTTTATCGTGTCAGTGTGAAGGCTGAAAACTCTGCTGGACATGACCAAGCTACACTTTACATCCAGGTCACAG CTCCTCTTCAAGATGTCCATCTGGAGGTGGTCCCAATTGCTGGCAGAAATCAAGAAGTAAATCTCACAGCTATAGTGCTGCCCACTGAGGCAAACCTTACTGTGTTTTACTGGTGGATTGGAGATAACCTTCAG CCGAAGCTGACCCTGGAGAACAGTCTGATTACAAGGTTCTCTGAGGAGGGGGAAGTTCCTGTGACTGTTCAGGCTTCTAATGGTCGATCCATGGTACAGGACAGCAAGACTGTCATTGTCTACG ATCATTTCCAGGTCATCCCATTGAGTTTCAGTCGTAATTTGGATCGCTTTAACCCAAACATCCCTGAATGGAGACAAGATGTGGGACAAGTCGTAACCAAGATTCTTGCAAAG CTCACAGGCGTTCCTCAGGACTCTttggttaccatggtaaagcCTGGCCTTCCCACCACTGCAGACCTCTATGTTCTTCCTCAAGAGAGCACACCAGTGAAGAGGAGTGTGTTTGTGGATAAG CGTGTTCCCACCATAAAGCAGGTTCTGGGTGAGAACAACGTGAGCTTCATTGTGAGAGGAGGGTTAAGAGTATTGGTGACTCTGGCAGACTCGGATAGAG GACCTATCACTAGTGATGTGTCTGCCAGCACAACAGAGACTG CCACACAAATGCCTTCATCCACACAAG GTTCTCGTCTGGCTGCAGCAGGTCCAGGTGTTTGGGCTCTAGCTGTCTTTCTCATCATCAGTCTGATCTCTGCTGCAGCATTCATACTCTTCAAGTTTAAAAG GAAAAACTACAAAAACCATGGTTCCTTGCTGAGGCCAGAGGAGAGCAGCCTAACGCGTCCCTGGCTGCGTTTCAGAAAACTGCCAGGACGAAACGTCTACGCCCAGATGCACAATGAGAAGGAGCAGGAAATGACCAGCCCTGTCAATCACAGTGAGGACACGCAGAATATCATTCAAGGCGAGGAGTTCATTGATGACGACCTTGACTCGCAGACACTAG